In a genomic window of Gloeocapsopsis dulcis:
- a CDS encoding B12-binding domain-containing radical SAM protein, which produces MTASVFAAERLLFNPATPDNNAIRTIFAFPNEYSVGITSLGYQVVWATLAMRSDVQVSRLFTDICEQLPRNPELIGFSMSWELDYVNILNLLESLDIPIRANARSDSDPLVFGGGPVLTANPEPFADFFDVILLGDGENLLGNFVEAYKEVRNADRAMQLQHLAQVPGVYIPSLYEVSYQDPRGEIQSIRPLAAIPNSIEKQTYRGNTLSASTVVTEKAAWENIYMVEVVRSCPEMCRFCLASYLTLPFRTASFEGSLIPAIERGLAVTDRIGLLGASVTQHPEFDALLEYLSKPEYDCIRLSIASVRTNTVTVKLAQTLAKRDTRSLTIAVESGSERLRRIINKKLDNDEIIQAAINAKAGGLSSLKLYGMVGVPGEEMADLEQTVTMMRSLKKAAPGLRLTFGCSTFVPKAHTPFQWYGVNHQAEKRLQFLQKQLKPQGIDFRPESYNWSVIQALLSRGDRRLSQLLELTRHYGDSLGSYRRAFKALRGQIPELDFYVYSNWSKDQVLPWNHIQGPLAQVTLLKHLATAEAEINRVEESQLVEC; this is translated from the coding sequence GTGACTGCCTCAGTTTTTGCCGCTGAACGCCTTTTATTTAACCCAGCAACTCCAGACAACAACGCAATCCGGACAATTTTTGCCTTTCCTAATGAATACAGCGTGGGGATTACTAGCTTGGGCTATCAAGTAGTTTGGGCAACTTTAGCGATGCGGTCAGATGTGCAAGTTAGCCGCTTGTTTACGGATATTTGCGAACAACTACCACGCAATCCTGAGTTGATTGGCTTTTCAATGTCGTGGGAACTTGATTATGTTAATATTCTCAATTTACTTGAATCTTTAGACATCCCAATTCGCGCAAATGCACGTAGTGACAGCGATCCCCTAGTTTTTGGTGGGGGTCCGGTATTAACTGCAAACCCAGAACCTTTTGCAGATTTTTTTGACGTTATCTTGCTAGGCGATGGTGAAAACCTGCTAGGAAATTTTGTTGAGGCTTACAAAGAAGTTCGCAATGCCGATCGCGCCATGCAATTGCAGCATTTAGCACAAGTTCCAGGTGTCTATATCCCTAGTTTGTATGAAGTCTCTTATCAAGATCCTAGAGGTGAGATTCAGTCGATTAGACCACTAGCAGCAATTCCCAACTCTATAGAAAAGCAAACTTATCGCGGTAATACTTTATCTGCGTCTACGGTAGTGACTGAAAAAGCTGCGTGGGAAAATATCTACATGGTGGAAGTAGTACGCAGTTGTCCCGAAATGTGTCGCTTTTGCTTAGCAAGTTACTTAACACTTCCGTTCCGGACAGCGAGTTTTGAGGGTTCATTAATTCCAGCAATTGAACGGGGGTTAGCTGTAACTGATCGCATTGGTTTATTAGGCGCGTCGGTGACTCAGCATCCTGAGTTTGACGCTTTGCTGGAATACTTAAGTAAGCCAGAGTACGATTGCATTCGTTTAAGCATTGCTTCGGTACGCACAAACACCGTCACAGTCAAACTTGCGCAAACCTTAGCAAAACGCGACACGCGATCGCTGACAATTGCAGTAGAAAGTGGCTCAGAACGCTTGCGACGAATTATTAATAAAAAACTCGATAATGATGAGATTATTCAAGCAGCAATCAATGCCAAAGCTGGGGGATTAAGCAGTTTAAAACTCTATGGAATGGTAGGAGTTCCTGGAGAAGAAATGGCAGATCTCGAACAAACTGTGACAATGATGCGATCGCTAAAAAAAGCTGCCCCAGGATTGCGGTTAACATTTGGATGCAGTACGTTTGTCCCGAAAGCGCATACACCGTTTCAATGGTACGGAGTAAACCACCAAGCTGAGAAGCGTTTGCAGTTTTTACAGAAACAGTTAAAACCTCAAGGAATTGATTTTCGTCCAGAAAGTTACAACTGGTCAGTTATTCAAGCTTTGCTGTCGCGGGGCGATCGCCGCTTATCACAATTACTAGAGCTAACGCGGCATTATGGCGACTCGTTAGGAAGTTACCGACGGGCATTTAAAGCCTTACGCGGGCAGATTCCTGAGCTAGATTTTTATGTATACAGTAATTGGTCTAAAGATCAGGTTCTACCTTGGAATCATATTCAAGGACCACTTGCGCAGGTGACTTTATTAAAACATTTAGCTACTGCTGAAGCTGAAATAAATAGGGTGGAGGAGTCGCAGTTAGTCGAGTGTTAA
- a CDS encoding ParB N-terminal domain-containing protein, with amino-acid sequence MIKVQEIPLNQIKRPLPRENDSNKVAALMESIQEIGQKEPIDVLEVDGQYYGFSGCHRYEACQRLGKETILARVRKAPRAVLKMHLA; translated from the coding sequence ATGATTAAAGTACAAGAAATCCCACTCAACCAGATTAAACGTCCACTGCCCCGAGAAAACGATTCCAACAAAGTAGCAGCTTTAATGGAGTCGATTCAAGAAATTGGTCAAAAAGAACCAATCGATGTACTTGAAGTTGACGGACAGTACTATGGTTTTTCTGGCTGTCACCGCTACGAAGCGTGTCAGCGGTTGGGAAAAGAGACAATTTTAGCTAGAGTCCGTAAAGCTCCTCGTGCTGTATTAAAAATGCACTTAGCCTAA
- a CDS encoding Dps family protein — MPVNIGINEEDRKEIAQGLSRLLADSYSLYLKTHNFHWNVTGPMFQTLHVLFEEEYTELATAVDEIAERIRALGYPAPGTYSEFAELSSIPETKGVPKAEDMIRLLVEGQESVVRTARSIFPVVERVNDEPTADLLTQRMQVHEKNAWMLRSLLEQ, encoded by the coding sequence ATGCCAGTCAACATTGGCATTAATGAAGAAGACCGCAAAGAGATTGCTCAAGGGCTTTCACGTTTACTTGCAGACAGTTACTCACTGTATCTCAAAACGCACAACTTTCATTGGAACGTAACAGGACCAATGTTCCAGACGTTACATGTGTTATTTGAAGAAGAATACACCGAGTTAGCAACAGCAGTTGATGAAATTGCTGAACGAATTAGAGCACTAGGCTATCCAGCACCTGGAACATATAGCGAATTTGCTGAACTCAGCTCGATCCCAGAAACTAAGGGTGTTCCCAAAGCGGAAGACATGATTCGGCTATTAGTCGAAGGTCAAGAATCAGTAGTCCGCACCGCGCGTTCCATTTTTCCAGTTGTCGAGCGAGTTAACGACGAACCAACAGCCGATCTTTTAACTCAACGGATGCAAGTTCACGAAAAGAATGCATGGATGTTACGCAGCTTGCTAGAACAATAA
- a CDS encoding Dps family protein: protein MRKINIGLSEEQRTGVVKLLNSDLSDAYLVLIKTKKFHWDVVGPQFRSLHEIWEEHYTALTENIDAIAERVRALGGFPIGTAQGFLENSTIKEQEDHIPLATEMVAQLVDDHEQIIRNLREHIDQCSEEFHDEGTADFLTGLMEQHEEMAWMLRSFIEGESLRADGSKPNPEMQKVPAQVK from the coding sequence ATGCGTAAGATCAATATTGGTCTGTCTGAAGAACAACGCACAGGTGTAGTCAAACTCCTCAACAGTGACTTATCTGATGCATATTTAGTTTTAATCAAAACTAAGAAGTTTCATTGGGACGTTGTAGGACCACAGTTTCGTTCCCTACATGAAATTTGGGAAGAACACTATACAGCCTTAACCGAAAATATTGACGCGATTGCTGAACGAGTTCGGGCATTAGGTGGTTTTCCTATCGGCACAGCACAAGGCTTTTTAGAAAACTCTACGATCAAAGAGCAAGAGGACCATATTCCTCTAGCAACAGAAATGGTTGCTCAGTTAGTAGATGACCACGAGCAAATTATCCGCAATCTCCGCGAACACATCGATCAGTGTTCTGAAGAATTTCATGATGAAGGTACAGCGGACTTCCTCACTGGTTTAATGGAGCAGCATGAAGAAATGGCATGGATGTTGCGCTCCTTTATCGAAGGCGAATCCCTTAGAGCAGACGGTTCTAAGCCTAATCCCGAAATGCAGAAAGTTCCTGCTCAAGTTAAATAG
- a CDS encoding helix-turn-helix domain-containing protein has translation MDAQEQSQIKKNLKPTLDQLTSALQERMQQVGLSSFKALAQAAGISQRQILKLRRGEVGQMRTDTLLKLSQVLQVPLEELVVTFSGKNTKTTQQQAYADLEQEYQRLQHLLEQQRENLWQEFQYSSLQLLESWLIQWPTAAQKAQENPLLPAVRLLPLMRPLEQLLQQWGVEAIATVGTEIPYDPQLHQLLEGTAQPGDLVKVRYTGYRHRDKLFNRAKVSPNNNLPFG, from the coding sequence ATGGACGCACAGGAACAGTCTCAAATTAAAAAAAACCTAAAACCAACCCTAGACCAGCTGACCTCTGCTTTACAAGAACGAATGCAGCAAGTCGGCTTGTCTAGTTTCAAAGCATTAGCTCAGGCTGCTGGCATATCCCAGAGGCAAATTCTCAAGCTACGTCGTGGCGAAGTAGGGCAAATGCGAACCGATACTTTACTCAAGCTTTCTCAAGTACTACAAGTGCCATTAGAGGAGCTAGTAGTAACATTTTCTGGAAAGAACACCAAGACAACTCAGCAGCAAGCGTATGCTGATTTAGAACAAGAGTACCAACGATTGCAGCATCTCCTCGAACAGCAGCGAGAAAACTTGTGGCAAGAGTTCCAATATTCAAGTTTACAACTGCTGGAATCATGGCTCATACAATGGCCTACAGCAGCCCAAAAAGCGCAGGAGAATCCTCTATTACCTGCTGTCAGATTACTACCTTTGATGCGCCCTCTAGAACAGTTATTGCAGCAATGGGGAGTTGAAGCGATCGCGACTGTAGGAACTGAGATACCTTACGATCCGCAACTGCATCAACTTTTAGAAGGTACGGCACAACCTGGCGATCTCGTGAAGGTTCGTTACACTGGCTACCGCCACAGAGATAAGCTATTCAACCGCGCTAAAGTAAGCCCTAATAACAATCTCCCCTTTGGCTGA